The Caballeronia sp. SL2Y3 genome includes a window with the following:
- the fahA gene encoding fumarylacetoacetase: MNDALKATLAPTLKSWIESANDPKSDFPIQNLPFGVFSDAVNERPRAGVAIGDWIVDLAALEDARLIDANGTFSEPRLNAFIALGRESWRAVRVALSALLARDTPTLRDDAALRRRALVPRETATMHLPVEIPGYADFYSSKEHATNVGSMFRDPKNALLPNWSEMPIAYNGRASSVVVSGTPVRRPNGQLKLPDEPRPIFGACRKLDIELETGFIVGQGNALGEPIPCEEAEAHIFGMVLLNDWSARDIQQWEYVPLGPFNSKTFATTISPWIVTLDALEPFRTATPAQEPEPLAYLQHAGDHAFDIELSVDLRPEGAATATTISRTNFRLMYWSMAQQLAHHTVSGCNTRVGDLLGSGTISGPTPDSCGSLLEATWNGQRPVRLEEGGERAFLQDGDEITLRGWCQGDGYRVGFGECVGRIVPARSLA; encoded by the coding sequence ATGAACGATGCGCTAAAGGCGACGCTCGCCCCGACGCTCAAAAGCTGGATCGAATCCGCGAACGATCCCAAGAGCGACTTTCCGATTCAGAACCTGCCGTTCGGCGTCTTCAGCGACGCGGTGAACGAGCGGCCGCGCGCGGGCGTGGCGATCGGCGACTGGATCGTGGATTTGGCGGCGCTCGAAGACGCGCGGCTGATCGACGCCAACGGCACATTCAGCGAGCCGCGCCTGAATGCGTTCATCGCGCTGGGACGCGAATCATGGCGCGCGGTGCGTGTCGCGCTCTCCGCGTTGCTCGCACGCGATACGCCGACGCTGCGCGACGATGCCGCGCTGCGCCGCCGCGCGCTCGTGCCGCGCGAGACCGCGACGATGCATCTGCCGGTCGAGATTCCCGGCTATGCGGACTTCTATTCGTCGAAGGAGCACGCGACGAACGTCGGTTCCATGTTCCGCGATCCGAAGAACGCGCTCCTGCCGAACTGGTCCGAGATGCCGATCGCCTATAACGGACGCGCGTCGTCGGTCGTGGTGAGCGGCACGCCGGTGCGCCGGCCCAACGGCCAACTGAAGCTGCCGGACGAGCCGCGCCCGATTTTCGGCGCGTGCCGCAAGCTGGATATCGAGCTGGAGACGGGCTTCATCGTCGGGCAAGGCAATGCGCTCGGCGAACCGATCCCGTGCGAAGAAGCCGAAGCGCACATCTTCGGCATGGTGCTGCTCAACGACTGGAGCGCGCGCGACATCCAGCAATGGGAATACGTGCCGCTCGGCCCGTTCAACTCGAAGACGTTTGCGACGACCATCTCGCCGTGGATCGTCACGCTGGATGCGCTCGAACCGTTCCGCACCGCGACGCCGGCGCAGGAGCCAGAGCCGCTTGCGTATCTGCAACACGCGGGCGATCACGCTTTCGATATCGAGCTATCCGTCGACTTGCGGCCCGAAGGCGCAGCCACCGCGACCACCATTTCTCGCACCAACTTCAGGCTGATGTACTGGTCGATGGCGCAGCAGTTGGCGCATCACACGGTGTCGGGCTGCAACACGCGCGTGGGCGACCTGTTGGGCTCGGGCACGATCAGCGGGCCGACGCCCGACTCGTGCGGCAGCCTGCTCGAAGCGACATGGAATGGCCAGCGGCCCGTGCGACTCGAAGAAGGCGGCGAGCGCGCGTTCCTTCAGGACGGCGACGAGATCACGCTGCGCGGCTGGTGTCAGGGCGATGGTTATCGCGTGGGCTTCGGGGAGTGCGTGGGGCGCATCGTCCCGGCGCGTTCCTTAGCGTGA
- a CDS encoding MFS transporter, protein MTTKTTIDVERALGDAHRPAFHFLLLALCGLCLVIDGFDAQAMGYVAPAVIAEWGVPKSALAPVFSASLFGMLLGALGLSVLADRIGRRPVLIGATLFFGLTMIATAFTHSLPVLTALRFVTGLGLGCIMPNAMALVGEFSSTQHRVKRMMLVSCGFTLGAALGGFLSAALIPSLGWRSVFWVGGAVPIVLALAMFVGLPESLQFLVLKGHEARARAWLAKFDPSLRIDSTTRLIVREKGGEGAPVAELFRAGRAPVTLILWAISFMNLIDLYFLSNWLPTVMRDAGYSPGMAVLVGTLLQTGGVIGTLLLGWFIERFGFVRVLLGCFLVGAVCVGVIGGVAHVQTWLFLAVFAAGFCIVGGQPAVNALAGHYYPTTLRSTGIGWSLGIGRVGSVIGPLVGGQMIALGWSNVELFHAAAVPVFCSALLVVLLALVRREVRRVMTAA, encoded by the coding sequence ATGACGACAAAGACGACAATCGACGTCGAGCGCGCGCTCGGCGATGCGCACCGGCCCGCGTTTCATTTCCTGCTGCTCGCGCTGTGCGGGCTGTGCCTCGTGATCGACGGCTTCGACGCGCAGGCGATGGGTTATGTCGCGCCGGCCGTCATCGCCGAATGGGGCGTGCCGAAGTCGGCGCTCGCGCCGGTGTTCAGCGCGAGCCTCTTCGGCATGCTGCTCGGCGCGCTCGGCTTGTCCGTGCTCGCCGACCGCATCGGGCGCAGGCCGGTGCTGATCGGCGCGACGCTGTTCTTCGGACTCACGATGATCGCGACCGCCTTCACGCACAGCCTGCCGGTGCTGACCGCGTTGCGCTTCGTGACCGGCCTCGGGCTCGGCTGCATCATGCCGAACGCGATGGCGCTGGTCGGCGAATTCTCCAGCACCCAGCACCGCGTCAAGCGCATGATGCTGGTCTCGTGCGGCTTTACGCTCGGCGCGGCGCTCGGCGGCTTCCTGAGCGCGGCGCTGATTCCGTCGCTCGGCTGGCGCTCGGTCTTCTGGGTCGGCGGCGCGGTGCCGATCGTGCTCGCGCTCGCCATGTTCGTCGGGCTGCCCGAATCGCTGCAATTTCTCGTGCTGAAGGGGCATGAAGCGCGGGCGCGCGCGTGGCTGGCGAAGTTCGATCCGTCGCTTCGAATCGACTCGACGACGCGCCTCATCGTCCGCGAAAAAGGCGGCGAGGGCGCGCCGGTGGCCGAGCTCTTCCGCGCGGGGCGCGCGCCTGTCACGCTGATCTTGTGGGCAATCAGCTTCATGAATCTGATCGACCTGTATTTCCTCTCGAACTGGCTGCCGACCGTCATGCGCGATGCGGGCTATTCGCCCGGCATGGCGGTGCTCGTCGGCACGCTGTTGCAGACGGGCGGCGTGATCGGGACCTTGCTGCTCGGCTGGTTCATCGAGCGCTTCGGCTTCGTGCGCGTGCTGCTCGGCTGCTTTCTCGTCGGCGCGGTTTGCGTCGGGGTGATCGGCGGCGTCGCGCACGTTCAGACGTGGCTCTTCCTGGCCGTATTCGCGGCGGGCTTTTGCATCGTCGGCGGTCAACCGGCCGTCAACGCGCTCGCCGGCCATTACTATCCGACGACGCTGCGTTCCACCGGCATCGGCTGGAGTCTGGGCATCGGGCGCGTGGGATCGGTGATCGGGCCGCTCGTCGGCGGGCAGATGATCGCGCTCGGATGGAGCAACGTCGAGCTGTTTCACGCGGCGGCGGTGCCGGTGTTCTGTTCGGCGCTGCTCGTGGTGCTGCTCGCGCTGGTCCGCAGGGAAGTGCGTCGCGTGATGACAGCAGCCTAG
- a CDS encoding MFS transporter, with protein MPLPLLALAIAAFGIGTTEFVIMGLLPNVARDLAVSIPAAGMLVSGYALGVTIGAPILAIVTAKMPRKKALMGLIGVFIVGNLLCALAPNYWVLMGARIVTAFCHGAFFGIGSVVAADLVAPNRRAQAIALMFTGLTLANVLGVPLGTALGQAAGWRATFWVVTLIGIAAAGALAVCLPKHIEMRESSILREFNVLKNPQVLMVLGISVLASASLFSVFTYITPILEDVTGVSPHAVTYVLLLFGLGLTVGSTLGGKLADWKLLRSLLSFLVSIVVILTVFAATMHESISAMITIFLWGVLAFAIVPPLQILIVNRASDAPNLASTLNQGAFNLGNATGAWLGGCAISAGAPLTSLPWVGVAMACGAFGLTLLSATLDKRARRLAIGQAA; from the coding sequence ATGCCCTTGCCTCTCCTCGCTCTTGCAATTGCCGCGTTCGGCATCGGCACGACCGAATTCGTCATCATGGGCCTCTTGCCCAACGTCGCGCGCGATCTCGCCGTGTCGATTCCCGCCGCCGGCATGCTCGTCTCGGGCTATGCGCTCGGCGTGACCATCGGCGCGCCGATTCTCGCCATCGTCACCGCGAAGATGCCGCGCAAGAAGGCGCTGATGGGCCTGATCGGCGTGTTCATCGTCGGCAATCTGCTGTGCGCGCTCGCGCCCAACTACTGGGTGCTGATGGGCGCGCGCATCGTCACCGCGTTCTGCCACGGCGCGTTCTTCGGCATCGGCTCGGTGGTCGCCGCCGATCTCGTCGCGCCGAACCGCCGCGCGCAAGCCATCGCGCTGATGTTCACCGGCCTCACGCTCGCCAACGTGCTGGGCGTGCCGCTCGGCACCGCGCTCGGTCAGGCGGCCGGCTGGCGCGCGACGTTCTGGGTCGTGACGCTCATCGGCATCGCGGCGGCGGGTGCGCTGGCGGTGTGTCTGCCGAAGCACATCGAGATGCGCGAAAGCAGCATCCTCCGCGAATTCAACGTACTCAAAAACCCGCAAGTGCTGATGGTGCTCGGCATCAGCGTGCTGGCTTCGGCGAGCCTCTTTTCGGTGTTCACGTATATCACGCCGATCCTCGAAGACGTGACGGGCGTTTCGCCGCACGCGGTCACGTACGTGCTGCTGCTCTTCGGCCTCGGGCTGACGGTGGGCAGCACGCTCGGCGGCAAGCTCGCGGACTGGAAGCTCCTGCGCTCGCTGCTGTCGTTCCTGGTGTCGATCGTGGTGATTCTCACGGTCTTCGCCGCGACGATGCACGAGTCCATCTCCGCGATGATCACCATCTTCCTGTGGGGCGTGCTCGCATTCGCCATCGTGCCGCCGCTGCAAATCCTGATCGTCAACCGCGCGAGCGATGCGCCGAATCTCGCCTCGACGCTCAATCAGGGCGCCTTCAATCTCGGCAACGCGACGGGCGCGTGGCTGGGCGGCTGCGCGATCAGCGCCGGCGCGCCGCTGACCTCGCTGCCGTGGGTGGGCGTCGCGATGGCGTGCGGCGCGTTCGGGCTGACGCTGCTCTCCGCGACGCTCGACAAGCGCGCGCGCCGTCTCGCCATCGGGCAGGCTGCCTGA
- the pdeM gene encoding ligase-associated DNA damage response endonuclease PdeM — protein sequence MPIEALTIDINGHALVLSAERAAFDPLEKSLFIADAHFGKDAVFRARGIPVPAGATADNLTRLDALIATHRPESIVFLGDLLHARESHADETLAALDAWRATHRALRLVLVEGNHDRHAGELPARFGVELVQEPYRLGPWALCHHPQSVDDGYALAGHEHPVYRLATRIDSVRLPCFRFGRRAGVLPAFGAFTGGFEVNDAVRRASEAVYVVAGERVFGVRQ from the coding sequence ATGCCAATCGAAGCCCTGACCATCGATATAAACGGCCACGCGCTCGTGCTCTCCGCCGAGCGCGCCGCGTTCGATCCGCTCGAAAAGAGCCTCTTCATCGCCGACGCGCATTTCGGCAAGGACGCCGTCTTCCGCGCGCGCGGCATCCCGGTGCCGGCTGGCGCGACCGCCGACAACCTGACGCGGCTCGATGCGCTCATCGCGACGCATCGCCCGGAGTCGATCGTCTTTCTCGGCGACTTGCTGCACGCACGCGAATCCCACGCCGACGAAACCCTCGCCGCGCTCGATGCCTGGCGCGCGACGCATCGCGCGTTGCGGCTGGTGCTCGTCGAAGGCAATCACGACCGGCATGCGGGCGAGCTGCCGGCGCGCTTCGGCGTGGAACTGGTGCAGGAGCCTTATCGGCTCGGCCCGTGGGCGCTGTGCCATCACCCGCAGAGCGTGGACGACGGCTACGCGCTCGCCGGCCACGAGCATCCGGTGTATCGGCTGGCGACGCGCATCGACAGCGTGCGGCTGCCGTGCTTTCGCTTCGGCCGGCGCGCGGGCGTGCTGCCGGCGTTCGGCGCGTTCACCGGCGGCTTCGAAGTCAACGACGCCGTGCGCCGCGCGAGCGAAGCCGTCTACGTGGTCGCGGGCGAGCGCGTGTTCGGCGTGCGTCAGTGA
- a CDS encoding ligase-associated DNA damage response DEXH box helicase gives MNRDDQLSTEYGDEQPPDAPTRAKRRAPRPRRVPRTQAAQAKLDAAAELFRPAPFVYDAIEAAKPMDERIARWFDARGWQPFPFQREVWREVERGASGLLHATTGAGKTWAIWLGALTAFAGPPKPKANRKRRSISQAADSAADIDKAPLPAPLTVLWITPMRALAADTARALQTAVSALAVPWTVGLRTGDTSSTERARQNRRMPSALVTTPESLTLMLTRANAREELAHVRLVVIDEWHELLGNKRGTQTQLALARLAQWRADLQIWGLSATLGNLALAHDALLHPVKTPRVVVQGAQPKTLVVDTLIPETIERFPWGGHLGVRQVGPVADEIEHAQSSLVFTNTRSQSEIWYRALLDLRPDWAGLIALHHGSLDKEVRDWVELGLKNGQLKAVVCTSSLDLGVDFLPVDRVFQIGSPKGVARLMQRAGRSGHAPGRVSRVTIVPTHALELVEAAAARWAIGEHRIEGRDMPLKPLDVLVQHLVTVAIGGGFRAAEMFDEVRTAYAYRDLSQAEFDWALAFVERGGASLAAYPDYHRVVLGDDGVYRVPREDLVRRHRNNVGTIVANATINVAYMTGGRIGAMEESFISRLKPGDVFTFGGRALELVRVRDMTAYVKRATSSRGAMPQWAGSKMPLSSELAEAALVMLARANDGIYDEPEMQAVKPLLDLQAKWSALPGPGVLVVETVRSREGHHFFCYPFAGRMSHIGLGSLIGWRVARDQPSTFSISMNDYGFELLSARPFDWETLIAEGLFSPDNLEHDILASLNASELSARRFREIARVSGLIYQGHPGQQKSARQLQASSGLFYEVFRKHDSGNLLLTQADQEVMLQELELSRLRHALVRMSESRLALTHPKKPTPFAFPLIVGRLREKVSTEKLADRVERMLAELEKAAQA, from the coding sequence ATGAACCGCGACGATCAACTCTCAACCGAATATGGCGACGAGCAACCGCCCGACGCACCAACCCGCGCCAAACGCCGCGCCCCGCGCCCCCGCCGCGTGCCGCGCACGCAGGCCGCGCAAGCCAAGCTGGATGCTGCCGCCGAGCTTTTCCGGCCCGCGCCGTTCGTGTACGACGCGATAGAAGCCGCCAAGCCGATGGACGAGCGCATCGCGCGCTGGTTCGATGCGCGCGGCTGGCAGCCGTTTCCGTTTCAGCGCGAAGTGTGGCGCGAGGTCGAACGCGGCGCGAGCGGGCTGCTGCATGCGACCACCGGCGCGGGCAAGACATGGGCGATCTGGCTCGGCGCATTGACCGCGTTCGCCGGCCCGCCAAAGCCGAAGGCGAACCGCAAGCGCCGCTCGATTTCGCAGGCCGCAGATTCAGCTGCCGACATCGACAAAGCGCCGCTCCCAGCCCCGCTCACCGTGCTCTGGATCACGCCGATGCGCGCGCTCGCCGCCGACACCGCACGCGCCCTGCAAACCGCGGTCAGCGCGCTCGCGGTGCCGTGGACCGTCGGGCTGCGCACGGGCGACACGTCATCGACGGAACGCGCGCGGCAGAACCGCCGCATGCCCTCTGCGCTCGTCACGACGCCCGAAAGCCTCACGCTGATGCTCACCCGCGCGAACGCCCGCGAAGAACTCGCGCACGTGCGGCTCGTGGTGATCGACGAATGGCACGAACTGCTCGGCAACAAGCGCGGCACGCAGACGCAACTGGCGCTCGCGCGCCTCGCGCAGTGGCGCGCCGATCTGCAAATCTGGGGCTTGTCCGCGACGCTCGGCAATCTGGCGCTCGCTCACGACGCGCTGCTGCATCCGGTGAAGACGCCGCGCGTCGTCGTGCAGGGCGCGCAGCCGAAGACGCTCGTCGTGGATACGCTGATTCCCGAGACCATCGAACGCTTTCCGTGGGGCGGGCATCTCGGCGTGCGGCAGGTCGGGCCGGTCGCCGATGAAATCGAACATGCGCAAAGCTCGCTCGTCTTCACCAACACGCGCTCTCAATCGGAAATCTGGTATCGCGCGCTGCTGGATCTGCGGCCGGACTGGGCGGGACTCATCGCGCTGCATCACGGCTCGCTCGACAAGGAAGTCCGCGACTGGGTCGAACTCGGGCTCAAGAACGGACAACTGAAGGCGGTCGTCTGCACGTCGAGTCTCGACCTCGGCGTGGATTTTCTGCCGGTGGATCGCGTGTTTCAGATCGGCTCGCCCAAAGGCGTCGCGCGTCTGATGCAGCGCGCCGGGCGCTCCGGCCACGCGCCGGGCCGCGTGTCGCGCGTGACGATCGTGCCGACGCATGCGCTCGAACTGGTCGAAGCGGCGGCGGCGCGCTGGGCCATCGGCGAGCATCGCATCGAAGGGCGCGACATGCCTTTGAAGCCGCTCGACGTGCTCGTGCAGCATCTGGTCACGGTGGCGATCGGCGGCGGATTCAGGGCGGCCGAGATGTTCGACGAAGTGCGCACCGCCTACGCGTATCGCGATCTGAGCCAAGCGGAATTCGATTGGGCGCTTGCATTCGTCGAGCGCGGCGGCGCGTCGCTGGCGGCGTATCCGGATTATCACCGCGTCGTTTTGGGCGATGACGGCGTGTATCGCGTGCCGCGCGAAGACCTCGTGCGACGGCATCGGAACAATGTCGGCACGATCGTCGCGAATGCCACGATCAACGTCGCATACATGACGGGCGGGCGCATCGGCGCGATGGAGGAATCGTTCATCTCGCGCCTGAAGCCCGGCGACGTCTTCACCTTCGGCGGACGCGCGCTGGAACTCGTGCGCGTGCGCGACATGACCGCTTACGTGAAGCGCGCGACGTCCTCGCGCGGGGCCATGCCGCAATGGGCGGGCAGCAAGATGCCGCTGTCGTCCGAACTGGCGGAAGCGGCGCTCGTGATGCTCGCCCGCGCGAACGACGGCATCTACGACGAGCCCGAGATGCAAGCCGTCAAGCCGCTGCTCGACTTGCAGGCGAAGTGGTCCGCGCTGCCCGGACCGGGCGTGCTGGTCGTGGAGACGGTGCGATCGCGCGAGGGGCACCACTTCTTCTGCTATCCGTTTGCGGGGCGCATGTCGCATATCGGGCTGGGATCGCTGATCGGCTGGCGCGTGGCGCGCGATCAGCCGAGCACGTTCTCCATCTCGATGAACGATTACGGCTTCGAGTTGCTGTCGGCGCGTCCGTTCGACTGGGAAACGCTGATCGCGGAAGGGCTCTTCTCGCCCGACAATCTGGAGCACGACATTCTCGCGAGCCTGAACGCATCGGAACTTTCGGCGCGGCGCTTTCGGGAAATCGCGCGGGTATCGGGGCTGATCTATCAGGGCCATCCGGGGCAGCAGAAAAGCGCGCGGCAGTTGCAGGCGTCGAGCGGGCTCTTCTACGAAGTCTTTCGCAAGCACGACAGCGGCAATCTGCTGCTCACGCAAGCCGATCAGGAAGTCATGCTGCAAGAACTTGAACTGAGCCGTTTGCGCCACGCGCTCGTGCGGATGAGCGAAAGCCGCCTCGCGCTCACGCATCCGAAGAAGCCGACGCCGTTCGCGTTCCCGCTGATCGTCGGGCGGCTGCGGGAGAAGGTGAGCACGGAGAAGCTCGCGGATCGTGTGGAGCGGATGCTGGCGGAGTTGGAGAAGGCGGCGCAAGCGTAG